Proteins from a genomic interval of Sulfurimonas sp. HSL3-2:
- a CDS encoding acetyl-CoA carboxylase biotin carboxylase subunit, whose translation MAEIKRILVANRGEIALRAIRTIKEMGKEAVAIYSTADKGSEYLKLADAAICVGAGPSSQSYLNIPNIISAAEISGCDAIFPGYGFLSENQHFVEICTHHKIKFIGPTPEVMVLMSDKSKAKDVMIKANVPVVPGSDGAITDMKDAKKRAKEVGYPVILKAAQGGGGRGMRVVEDESYLENAFLAAESEAITAFGDGTIYMEKFIKNPRHIEVQIMADAHGNVIHVGERDCSMQRRHQKLIEESPAIVLTPKVRADLHKAAVRAAEYIKYEGAGTFEFLLDADLNFYFMEMNTRLQVEHTVSEMVSGLDLVKMMIEVAEGKKLPKQEEIVLKGHSIECRITAEDPIKFLPCPGKISTWIAPGGKDVRIDTHAHANYIVPSTYDSMIGKLIVYGETRDEAIARMHRALSEFQVSGIKTTIAFHKKMMKNPDFVSNNFDTKYLDGYKG comes from the coding sequence ATGGCTGAAATAAAACGTATACTCGTTGCAAATCGTGGTGAGATCGCTTTACGTGCGATCAGGACTATTAAAGAGATGGGCAAAGAAGCGGTCGCTATCTATTCGACTGCGGATAAAGGCAGTGAATATCTAAAACTGGCTGATGCTGCTATCTGTGTCGGTGCAGGACCGAGTTCACAGAGTTATCTTAACATCCCAAATATCATATCTGCAGCAGAGATCAGCGGTTGTGATGCGATCTTCCCGGGATATGGTTTCTTAAGTGAAAACCAACATTTCGTCGAGATATGTACACACCATAAGATCAAGTTCATAGGACCGACTCCTGAAGTCATGGTGCTTATGAGTGATAAGTCAAAAGCTAAAGATGTCATGATCAAAGCAAACGTCCCTGTTGTTCCTGGTAGCGACGGTGCGATCACTGATATGAAAGATGCAAAAAAAAGAGCTAAAGAGGTCGGTTATCCGGTTATCCTTAAAGCGGCTCAAGGCGGAGGCGGACGCGGTATGCGTGTCGTTGAAGATGAAAGCTATCTTGAAAACGCATTCTTAGCAGCTGAGAGCGAAGCTATCACTGCATTCGGCGACGGTACGATCTACATGGAAAAATTCATTAAGAACCCTCGCCATATCGAAGTTCAGATCATGGCTGATGCTCACGGGAATGTTATCCATGTGGGTGAGCGTGACTGTTCTATGCAACGTCGTCACCAAAAACTTATCGAAGAGTCTCCGGCTATCGTACTGACTCCTAAAGTTAGAGCAGACCTTCATAAAGCGGCTGTTCGTGCAGCTGAGTATATCAAGTATGAGGGTGCGGGTACTTTCGAGTTCCTTTTAGATGCAGACCTGAACTTCTACTTCATGGAGATGAACACTCGTCTTCAAGTCGAGCATACTGTTTCTGAGATGGTAAGCGGTCTTGACCTTGTTAAGATGATGATCGAAGTGGCAGAAGGCAAAAAACTTCCAAAACAGGAAGAGATCGTCTTAAAAGGTCACTCTATCGAGTGCCGTATCACTGCTGAGGACCCGATCAAGTTCCTTCCGTGTCCAGGTAAGATAAGCACTTGGATAGCACCGGGCGGCAAAGATGTCCGTATAGACACTCACGCTCATGCGAACTACATCGTTCCTTCGACATACGATTCTATGATAGGGAAACTTATCGTTTACGGCGAGACAAGAGATGAAGCGATAGCTAGAATGCACAGAGCACTTAGCGAGTTTCAGGTAAGCGGTATAAAAACTACTATAGCATTTCATAAGAAGATGATGAAAAACCCTGACTTCGTAAGTAACAACTTCGATACGAAATACCTAGACGGGTATAAAGGCTAA
- a CDS encoding peptidylprolyl isomerase, producing MYKIIFFILLSLTLNAKIVDGVAILVQDEPITTLDIKKMMQESHLDQTKTIDLLIRKKLEEQEIKARKIEVTNDEVIDEIKNMAKQNNMTVNQFYEAVTNSENMTSSEIQQKIKERITNQKLFQAIAFSHMEEPDEQEIKDYYELHKSQFNHAQSFSTVVYESKQKDILQEKVDNPMFYSPEISRHDQVFEYNKIAPQLADLLEKTPLNGFSPIIPNGKNGYVSFYIQSVTKNKDVNLDEMKAQITNMIMADKREQVLKEYFDRARLNANIKTIRMPE from the coding sequence ATGTACAAAATCATATTTTTCATCCTTTTATCCCTTACTCTTAATGCAAAAATCGTCGACGGTGTAGCGATCTTAGTCCAAGACGAACCGATCACTACTCTTGATATCAAGAAGATGATGCAAGAATCACATCTTGACCAGACAAAAACTATAGATCTTCTTATACGTAAAAAACTTGAAGAGCAGGAGATAAAAGCCCGCAAGATAGAGGTCACGAACGACGAAGTGATAGACGAGATAAAAAATATGGCTAAACAGAACAACATGACGGTAAACCAGTTCTACGAAGCTGTCACCAACAGTGAAAACATGACCTCATCTGAGATACAACAGAAGATAAAAGAGCGTATTACAAATCAGAAACTTTTTCAGGCGATCGCTTTTTCACACATGGAAGAGCCTGATGAGCAGGAGATAAAAGACTATTATGAGTTACACAAATCGCAGTTCAACCATGCGCAGAGCTTTTCTACGGTCGTATATGAGTCAAAACAAAAAGACATACTTCAGGAAAAAGTAGACAACCCTATGTTCTACTCGCCTGAGATCTCTCGTCATGATCAAGTCTTCGAGTACAACAAGATAGCTCCTCAGCTTGCCGACCTGCTTGAAAAGACTCCGTTAAACGGTTTCTCTCCTATCATCCCTAACGGCAAAAACGGGTATGTCAGTTTTTACATTCAATCAGTGACGAAAAACAAAGATGTCAATCTGGATGAGATGAAAGCACAGATCACCAATATGATCATGGCAGACAAACGTGAACAGGTGTTAAAAGAGTATTTTGACCGTGCTAGACTCAATGCAAATATCAAAACGATAAGAATGCCTGAGTAA
- the accB gene encoding acetyl-CoA carboxylase biotin carboxyl carrier protein — MDMKQIKALMREFDESGLSKLKIAKDEFSIELEKVVGAVAAPVAVAAAPVAAAPVAAAVVAAPSETAVEISGDMILSPMVGTYYASPSPDSPAFVKKGDTVKKGQVLAILEAMKIMNELEAEFDCKILDVLVSDGQPVEYDMPLFVVEKI, encoded by the coding sequence ATGGACATGAAACAGATAAAGGCGCTTATGCGTGAATTTGATGAAAGTGGTTTAAGTAAATTAAAAATAGCAAAAGATGAATTTAGTATCGAACTTGAAAAAGTAGTGGGCGCTGTTGCAGCTCCTGTCGCTGTTGCTGCTGCACCTGTCGCTGCGGCACCTGTTGCTGCTGCTGTTGTTGCAGCTCCAAGTGAAACTGCTGTTGAAATTTCTGGTGATATGATCCTTTCTCCAATGGTAGGTACATACTACGCTTCTCCGTCTCCTGACTCTCCTGCATTCGTGAAAAAAGGCGACACAGTTAAAAAAGGTCAAGTATTAGCTATCTTGGAAGCTATGAAGATCATGAACGAACTTGAAGCTGAGTTCGACTGTAAGATCCTTGACGTACTAGTAAGTGACGGACAGCCGGTAGAGTATGATATGCCGTTATTTGTAGTAGAAAAGATTTAA